A section of the Pseudomonas sp. Q1-7 genome encodes:
- the rimP gene encoding ribosome maturation factor RimP, protein MSSKLEQLQALLAPVVEALGYQCWGIEFLSQGRHSLLRVYIDHENGILVDDCEKVSRQISGVLDVEDPISSEYTLEVSSPGMDRPLFTLEQFAAHAGELVKIKLRSPFEGRRNFQGLLRGVEEQDVVVLIEDREFLLPIELIDKANIIPRFD, encoded by the coding sequence GTGTCGAGCAAGCTAGAACAGTTGCAGGCCTTGTTGGCCCCGGTAGTCGAAGCGCTCGGTTATCAGTGCTGGGGTATCGAGTTCCTGTCCCAGGGGCGGCATTCGCTGCTGCGAGTCTATATCGATCACGAAAACGGCATCTTGGTCGACGACTGCGAGAAGGTGAGCCGGCAGATCAGTGGTGTGCTCGATGTCGAGGACCCGATCAGCAGCGAATACACCCTCGAAGTATCGTCGCCGGGCATGGACCGTCCTCTGTTCACCCTTGAACAGTTCGCGGCCCACGCGGGTGAACTGGTCAAGATCAAGCTGCGTTCTCCCTTCGAGGGGCGACGCAATTTTCAGGGGCTTCTCCGCGGGGTGGAGGAGCAGGACGTGGTGGTCCTCATCGAAGACCGCGAATTCCTCCTGCCGATCGAGCTGATCGACAAGGCCAACATCATTCCCCGTTTTGACTGA
- the secG gene encoding preprotein translocase subunit SecG, whose product MLETVVIVVHLLVALGVVGLVLVQQGKGADAGASFGSGASATVFGSQGSATFLSRVTAILAAVFFITSLGLAFFAKEKAEALSNVGLPDPAALEVQPARPAADDVPVLEEQKSSTQSGDVPQAPEQK is encoded by the coding sequence ATGCTGGAAACTGTCGTAATTGTGGTGCACCTGCTGGTTGCTCTGGGCGTTGTGGGTCTGGTGTTGGTTCAGCAGGGTAAGGGTGCGGATGCTGGCGCCTCCTTTGGTTCCGGTGCTTCGGCAACCGTATTCGGGAGTCAAGGTTCTGCTACCTTTTTGAGTCGAGTTACTGCTATACTCGCCGCGGTTTTTTTCATTACCAGCCTGGGTTTAGCGTTCTTCGCTAAAGAAAAGGCTGAGGCGCTGAGCAACGTAGGTCTGCCGGATCCGGCAGCTCTTGAGGTTCAGCCCGCCAGACCGGCAGCTGATGATGTGCCGGTGCTCGAAGAGCAGAAGTCGTCCACCCAGTCGGGTGACGTGCCGCAGGCTCCGGAGCAGAAGTAA
- the tpiA gene encoding triose-phosphate isomerase, which yields MRRPLVAGNWKMHGTRASVAELIRGLRQLALPAGVEVAVMPPCLHINQVIRDLEGKSIAVGAQDCAVEPVQGALTGEIAASQLADAGCKLVLVGHSERRLILGESDEVVSRKFAAAQSCGLVPVLCVGETREQREAGQTLEVVGRQLGCVIEELGVGAFVQAVIAYEPVWAIGTGLTASPQQAQEVHAAIRAQLSAENAEVARGVRILYGGSVKAASAVDLFGMPDIDGGLVGGASLNADEFGAICRAAGS from the coding sequence ATGCGCCGACCTCTGGTAGCCGGTAACTGGAAGATGCACGGTACCCGCGCCAGTGTCGCAGAGCTGATCAGGGGCTTGCGCCAGTTGGCCTTGCCGGCTGGTGTCGAAGTTGCGGTCATGCCGCCCTGTCTGCACATCAATCAGGTCATTCGGGATCTGGAGGGCAAGTCGATTGCCGTTGGTGCGCAGGATTGTGCGGTGGAGCCGGTGCAGGGTGCCCTCACCGGGGAGATCGCGGCGAGTCAATTGGCAGACGCAGGTTGCAAGCTCGTTCTGGTCGGTCATTCGGAGCGTCGTCTGATACTGGGCGAGAGCGACGAAGTTGTGAGTCGCAAGTTTGCTGCTGCTCAGTCCTGTGGTCTGGTTCCGGTGCTGTGCGTCGGTGAGACCCGGGAGCAGCGCGAAGCCGGTCAGACGCTTGAAGTTGTCGGGCGTCAGCTGGGTTGTGTGATCGAAGAGTTGGGTGTGGGCGCGTTCGTGCAGGCGGTAATTGCCTATGAGCCGGTTTGGGCGATAGGTACGGGGCTGACGGCCTCGCCGCAGCAAGCGCAGGAAGTCCATGCGGCGATTCGTGCGCAATTGTCGGCGGAAAATGCCGAGGTGGCGCGCGGGGTGCGAATTCTGTACGGCGGCAGTGTAAAAGCGGCCAGTGCGGTCGATTTGTTCGGCATGCCGGATATCGATGGGGGGCTCGTTGGTGGGGCTTCCCTGAATGCGGATGAGTTCGGTGCGATTTGTCGCGCCGCAGGAAGCTGA
- the glmM gene encoding phosphoglucosamine mutase: MSRRYFGTDGIRGRVGQYPITPDFMLKLGWAAGTAFRKQGKCRILIGKDTRISGYMFESALEAGLLAAGADVMLLGPMPTPAIAYLARTFLADAGIVISASHNPHHDNGIKFFSGKGTKLSDEVELMIEELLDQPMTVVESEQLGKVTRINDAAGRYIEFCKSTTPISTDFAGLKLVVDCAHGATYKVAPSVFRELGAQVHVLAAQPNGLNINDECGSTHMASLQAAVVAQNADIGIAFDGDGDRVLMVDHTGAVVDGDELIYLIARDLHGRDKLHGGVVGTLMSNLGLELALKELEVPFVRAKVGDRYVMSELQANGWILGGENSGHIVCSHFTTTGDAIVSALQVLMALQRSGQSLAEARQGMRKCPQVLINVRYAGGEVDPVKHPAVQDACARVTDRMAGRGRVLLRKSGTEPLVRVMVEGDDEKLVQGYAEELAKVVAEVCA; the protein is encoded by the coding sequence ATGAGCAGAAGGTATTTTGGCACCGACGGTATTCGCGGGCGTGTAGGGCAGTACCCGATTACTCCGGATTTCATGCTCAAGCTTGGTTGGGCCGCCGGCACCGCATTTCGCAAGCAGGGCAAGTGCCGCATCCTGATTGGCAAGGACACGCGGATTTCCGGCTACATGTTCGAGTCCGCTCTTGAGGCCGGTCTGTTGGCCGCCGGCGCCGACGTAATGCTGTTGGGCCCCATGCCGACCCCGGCCATTGCCTATCTGGCTCGCACTTTCCTGGCGGACGCAGGCATCGTCATCAGCGCCTCGCACAATCCGCATCATGACAACGGCATCAAGTTCTTCTCCGGAAAGGGCACCAAGCTCTCGGACGAAGTGGAGCTGATGATCGAGGAGTTGCTGGACCAGCCGATGACAGTGGTGGAGTCGGAGCAACTGGGCAAGGTCACCCGCATCAATGACGCTGCGGGGCGCTATATCGAGTTCTGCAAGAGTACCACCCCCATCAGTACCGACTTCGCTGGTCTCAAGCTGGTGGTGGATTGTGCGCATGGCGCTACCTACAAGGTTGCACCGAGCGTTTTCCGCGAGCTTGGTGCCCAGGTGCATGTCCTGGCGGCGCAACCTAACGGCCTCAACATCAACGACGAGTGCGGTTCCACGCACATGGCCAGTCTGCAGGCGGCCGTGGTGGCGCAGAACGCCGATATTGGCATCGCCTTCGATGGCGATGGCGACCGCGTGCTGATGGTCGATCACACGGGCGCTGTCGTGGATGGCGACGAGCTGATCTACCTGATCGCCCGTGACCTCCATGGGCGTGACAAGCTTCACGGCGGCGTGGTCGGTACGTTGATGAGTAATCTTGGGCTCGAACTGGCGCTCAAGGAACTTGAAGTGCCTTTCGTGCGGGCCAAGGTTGGCGATCGCTACGTGATGAGCGAACTCCAGGCCAACGGTTGGATCCTGGGGGGCGAGAACTCCGGCCATATCGTCTGCAGTCACTTCACGACTACCGGGGATGCCATCGTGTCCGCCCTGCAGGTGCTGATGGCACTGCAGCGCAGTGGCCAGTCCCTTGCCGAGGCGCGCCAGGGGATGCGCAAGTGCCCTCAGGTGCTGATCAACGTCCGCTACGCCGGCGGGGAGGTGGACCCGGTCAAGCACCCGGCGGTTCAGGACGCCTGTGCTCGCGTCACGGACCGGATGGCAGGGCGTGGCCGTGTCCTGTTGCGAAAATCCGGAACCGAACCGTTGGTGCGCGTGATGGTCGAAGGCGACGACGAAAAGCTGGTGCAGGGCTATGCCGAAGAGTTGGCGAAAGTCGTGGCAGAGGTATGTGCTTGA
- the folP gene encoding dihydropteroate synthase → MTSVQHQTRLPCGNRVLDLAQPQVMGILNVTPDSFSDGGRFNARDAALRHAEEMVAAGATLIDVGGESTRPGARPVSPTEELERVAPVVEAIARELDVVISLDTSTPAVMREGARLGAGMINDVRALRRDGALDAAADTGLAVCLMHMLGEPGNMQQDPRYQDVTSEVGAFLSERMQACLAAGIPAERIVLDPGFGFAKTLAHNLSLFRHMEALHALGRPLLVGVSRKSMIGQALGREVEQRLAGSLALAALAVAKGACILRVHDVAETVDVVRMIAAVQAAE, encoded by the coding sequence ATGACGTCAGTGCAGCATCAGACCCGGTTGCCTTGCGGCAACCGGGTTCTTGATTTGGCCCAGCCGCAAGTGATGGGCATTCTCAATGTTACTCCGGACTCCTTTTCCGATGGCGGCCGCTTCAATGCGCGCGACGCCGCCTTGCGTCATGCCGAGGAAATGGTCGCCGCTGGTGCTACCTTGATCGACGTGGGGGGCGAGTCGACTCGCCCCGGTGCCCGGCCAGTGTCTCCGACCGAAGAGCTGGAGCGGGTTGCGCCGGTGGTCGAAGCCATCGCCCGCGAGCTGGATGTGGTGATATCTCTGGATACCTCCACGCCCGCCGTGATGCGCGAAGGCGCGCGCCTGGGGGCCGGCATGATCAATGACGTGCGGGCGCTGCGCCGTGATGGTGCCCTGGATGCCGCTGCCGATACCGGCTTGGCGGTTTGCCTGATGCACATGCTCGGCGAACCGGGAAACATGCAGCAGGACCCGCGCTATCAGGACGTCACGAGCGAAGTCGGGGCCTTTCTTTCCGAGCGCATGCAGGCTTGTCTGGCGGCGGGGATCCCGGCCGAGCGGATCGTCCTGGACCCGGGCTTCGGATTCGCCAAGACGCTTGCCCACAACCTCAGCCTCTTTAGGCACATGGAGGCTCTGCATGCGTTGGGGCGTCCCCTCCTGGTCGGCGTCTCACGCAAAAGCATGATTGGCCAGGCCCTGGGGCGCGAAGTTGAGCAGCGGCTTGCCGGCAGTCTTGCCCTGGCTGCCCTCGCCGTGGCCAAGGGCGCCTGCATACTGCGCGTACACGATGTCGCGGAAACCGTCGACGTGGTACGCATGATCGCCGCGGTACAAGCGGCGGAATAA
- the ftsH gene encoding ATP-dependent zinc metalloprotease FtsH — protein sequence MAKNLILWLIIAAVLVTVMNNFSSPSEPQTLNYSEFIEQVKEGKVERVTVDGFVITGKRNDGESFKTIRPAIQDGGLIGDLIDNNVMIEGKQPEQQSIWTQLLVASFPILVIIAVFMFFMRQMQGGGGGRGGPMSFGKSKARLLSEDQVKTTFADVAGCDEAKEEVSELVEFLRDPGKFQRLGGRIPRGVLMVGPPGTGKTLLAKAIAGEAKVPFFTISGSDFVEMFVGVGASRVRDMFDQAKKHAPCIIFIDEIDAVGRHRGAGLGGGHDEREQTLNQLLVEMDGFEMNDGIIVIAATNRPDVLDPALLRPGRFDRQVVVGLPDIRGREQILKVHMRKVPMGDDVDPAVIARGTPGFSGADLANLVNEASLFAARVNKRLVEMKEFELAKDKIMMGAERKSMVMSEKEKLNTAYHEAGHAIVGRLVPEHDPVYKVSIIPRGRALGVTMFLPEEDRYSLSKRALTSQICSLFGGRIAEEMTLGFDGVTTGASNDIMRATQIARNMVTKWGLSEKLGPLMYAEEEGEVFLGRSAGAQHANLSGETAKLIDQEVRRIIDESYTTAKNLLTENRDKLDMMADALMKYETIDSEQIDDIMAGRPAREPKDWQGGSGTTGTPSPREEAKRPETPIGGPAGEH from the coding sequence ATGGCAAAAAATCTGATCTTGTGGCTGATCATCGCCGCTGTGCTTGTCACGGTGATGAACAATTTCTCCAGCCCGAGCGAGCCGCAGACCCTTAACTACTCGGAATTCATCGAGCAGGTTAAAGAAGGCAAGGTCGAACGAGTCACCGTCGATGGATTCGTCATTACCGGCAAACGTAACGACGGTGAATCCTTCAAGACCATTCGTCCGGCGATTCAGGACGGCGGCCTGATCGGCGACCTGATCGACAACAACGTGATGATCGAAGGCAAGCAGCCCGAGCAGCAGAGCATCTGGACCCAGTTGCTGGTGGCCAGCTTCCCGATCCTCGTGATCATTGCAGTCTTCATGTTCTTCATGCGCCAGATGCAGGGCGGCGGCGGCGGCCGCGGCGGCCCGATGAGCTTCGGCAAGAGCAAGGCGCGCCTGTTGTCGGAAGACCAGGTCAAGACCACCTTCGCCGACGTCGCCGGCTGCGACGAAGCCAAGGAGGAAGTCAGCGAGCTGGTGGAATTCCTCCGCGATCCGGGCAAGTTCCAGCGTCTGGGCGGCCGTATTCCGCGCGGTGTCCTGATGGTCGGTCCGCCCGGTACCGGCAAGACCTTGCTGGCCAAGGCCATCGCTGGCGAGGCCAAGGTGCCGTTCTTCACCATCTCCGGTTCTGACTTCGTCGAAATGTTTGTTGGCGTGGGCGCGTCTCGCGTTCGCGATATGTTCGATCAGGCCAAGAAGCATGCGCCCTGCATCATTTTCATCGACGAGATCGACGCTGTTGGTCGCCACCGTGGCGCCGGTCTGGGTGGTGGTCATGATGAGCGCGAGCAGACCCTCAACCAGTTGCTGGTCGAAATGGACGGCTTCGAGATGAACGACGGCATCATCGTGATCGCCGCCACTAACCGTCCGGATGTGCTGGATCCCGCGCTGCTGCGTCCGGGTCGATTTGATCGTCAGGTGGTGGTTGGCCTGCCGGATATTCGCGGCCGCGAGCAGATCCTCAAGGTACACATGCGTAAGGTGCCGATGGGCGACGACGTCGATCCGGCCGTGATTGCGCGTGGTACACCTGGCTTCTCCGGCGCCGACCTGGCCAACCTGGTCAACGAGGCGTCCCTGTTCGCCGCCCGCGTCAACAAGCGCCTGGTGGAAATGAAGGAGTTCGAGCTGGCCAAGGACAAGATCATGATGGGCGCCGAGCGCAAGTCCATGGTCATGTCCGAGAAGGAAAAGCTCAACACCGCGTACCACGAGGCGGGCCATGCCATCGTCGGGCGTCTGGTGCCCGAGCACGATCCGGTCTACAAGGTGTCGATCATTCCGCGTGGCCGTGCCCTGGGCGTGACCATGTTCCTTCCCGAAGAGGATCGTTACAGCCTGTCCAAGCGTGCGCTGACCAGTCAGATCTGCTCGCTGTTCGGCGGTCGTATCGCGGAAGAGATGACGCTCGGTTTCGATGGCGTCACTACCGGTGCCTCCAACGACATCATGCGAGCCACCCAGATCGCCCGGAACATGGTGACCAAGTGGGGCCTTTCCGAGAAGCTCGGTCCGCTGATGTATGCGGAAGAGGAGGGCGAAGTGTTCCTCGGTCGGAGCGCGGGTGCCCAGCACGCCAACCTGTCCGGCGAAACCGCCAAGCTGATCGACCAGGAAGTCCGCCGCATCATCGATGAGTCCTATACCACCGCGAAGAACCTGCTGACGGAGAATCGCGACAAGCTCGACATGATGGCTGATGCACTGATGAAGTACGAAACCATCGATTCCGAACAGATCGACGACATCATGGCGGGTCGACCCGCCCGCGAGCCCAAGGACTGGCAGGGAGGCTCCGGCACTACCGGTACTCCAAGTCCCCGCGAAGAGGCCAAGCGTCCTGAAACCCCCATCGGCGGGCCTGCTGGCGAACACTAA
- a CDS encoding YhbY family RNA-binding protein gives MALSQEHKKQYKSIGHHLKPVLTVAENGLTEGVLAELERALNDHELIKVQFRITERDDRRALIEELCAAGNCELVQVIGKMALVYRRNPKPNRNLSNISRFSGL, from the coding sequence ATGGCGCTCTCACAGGAGCACAAGAAGCAATACAAATCTATCGGTCATCACCTGAAGCCGGTATTGACAGTGGCCGAGAACGGTCTGACCGAAGGCGTGCTGGCCGAGCTGGAACGCGCACTGAACGATCACGAGTTGATCAAGGTTCAGTTCCGCATTACCGAACGCGATGACCGCCGTGCCCTGATCGAGGAGCTCTGCGCCGCCGGCAACTGCGAACTGGTCCAGGTCATCGGCAAGATGGCACTGGTGTACCGCCGCAATCCCAAGCCGAATCGCAACCTCTCCAACATCAGCCGTTTCAGCGGCCTCTGA
- a CDS encoding DUF4149 domain-containing protein, with product MSKFVTSERLPFRAGAIAWQLAQTFWVGGLWLLHFVVLPALGRIGLAPMLVEEVAATLRPLLVAFTGFCALLQALLLIQHAGLARLWRDARAQLLAAVLALVVVFLLVRFWMPEALYWLNFSYLLLAFCGLLLVVQPLPAKPMKGQAR from the coding sequence TTGTCGAAGTTCGTCACCTCTGAGCGTTTGCCTTTCCGGGCCGGCGCCATCGCCTGGCAGCTGGCCCAGACCTTCTGGGTTGGCGGCCTCTGGTTGCTGCACTTCGTCGTGCTGCCGGCGCTGGGTCGTATAGGCCTGGCGCCGATGCTGGTGGAGGAGGTGGCGGCCACGCTGCGGCCGCTGTTGGTGGCCTTCACCGGATTCTGTGCGCTGCTCCAGGCCCTGCTGCTCATCCAGCACGCAGGGCTTGCGCGTCTTTGGCGCGATGCGCGCGCGCAGTTGCTGGCTGCAGTGCTGGCCTTGGTGGTGGTGTTCCTGCTGGTGCGTTTCTGGATGCCTGAGGCGCTGTACTGGCTGAACTTCAGCTACCTGCTGCTGGCTTTCTGTGGCCTGCTGCTGGTGGTCCAGCCTCTGCCGGCGAAGCCTATGAAGGGCCAGGCGCGCTGA
- the greA gene encoding transcription elongation factor GreA, whose amino-acid sequence MTKFPMTIQGARALEDELKALKAERPKISQAIAEARELGDLKENAEYHAAREQQGLAEARIRDIEAKLSNAHVIDVTSIPPSGKVIFGVTVDIANVDTDESVTYQIVGDDEADIKLGKLSVSSPIARALVGKEEGDVVAVKTPSGVVEYEIVEVRHL is encoded by the coding sequence ATGACCAAATTTCCGATGACCATCCAGGGCGCTCGCGCCCTGGAAGACGAGCTGAAAGCCCTCAAGGCCGAGCGGCCGAAGATCAGTCAGGCTATCGCCGAAGCGCGCGAGCTGGGCGATCTCAAGGAAAACGCCGAGTACCATGCTGCGCGCGAGCAGCAGGGGCTGGCTGAGGCGCGCATACGCGATATCGAAGCCAAGCTGTCGAATGCCCACGTCATTGATGTCACCAGCATTCCGCCTAGTGGCAAGGTGATCTTCGGTGTGACCGTGGATATCGCCAATGTCGATACCGACGAATCGGTGACCTACCAGATCGTGGGTGACGACGAGGCGGATATCAAACTGGGCAAGTTGTCGGTCAGTTCCCCTATCGCCCGCGCCCTGGTGGGCAAGGAAGAAGGGGACGTGGTGGCGGTCAAGACTCCCAGCGGTGTTGTCGAGTACGAGATTGTCGAAGTTCGTCACCTCTGA
- the carB gene encoding carbamoyl-phosphate synthase large subunit, protein MPKRTDIKSILILGAGPIVIGQACEFDYSGAQACKALKEEGFRVILVNSNPATIMTDPAMADATYIEPIKWATVAKIIEKERPDALLPTMGGQTALNCALDLERHGVLAKFGVEMIGANADTIDKAEDRSRFDKAMKDIGLACPRSGIAHSMEEAYGVLEQVGFPCIIRPSFTMGGTGGGIAYNREEFEEICARGLDLSPTNELLIDESLIGWKEYEMEVVRDKKDNCIIVCSIENFDPMGVHTGDSITVAPAQTLTDKEYQIMRNASLAVLREIGVETGGSNVQFGICPNTGRMVVIEMNPRVSRSSALASKATGFPIAKIAAKLAVGYTLDELQNDITGGRTPASFEPAIDYVVTKVPRFAFEKFPKADARLTTQMKSVGEVMAIGRTFQESVQKALRGLEVGVAGFDPKLDLNDPEAESILKRELTVPGAERIWYVADAFRAGKTIEEVFDLTRIDEWFLVQIEDLMKDEERIKTLGLSGIDADLMRKLKRKGFSDARLAKLLGVTEKNLRSHRHKLKVLPVFKRVDTCAAEFATDTAYMYSTYEEECEANPSTREKIMILGGGPNRIGQGIEFDYCCVHAALAMREDGYETIMVNCNPETVSTDYDTSDRLYFEPVTLEDVLEIVRVEQPRGVIVQYGGQTPLKLCRALEEAGVPIIGTSPDAIDRAEDRERFQQMVQRLNLRQPANATARSEDEALALSKGIGYPMVVRPSYVLGGRAMEIVYQEEELKRYMREAVKVSNDSPVLLDRFLNCAIEVDVDAVCDGETVVIGAIMQHIEQAGVHSGDSACSLPPYSLPQHIQDEIREQVKKMALELGVVGLMNVQMAVQGEDIYVIEVNPRASRTVPFVSKCIGESLAKVAARVMAGKTLAEVGFTREIIPPFFSVKEAVFPFAKFPGVDPILGPEMKSTGEVMGVGDTFGEAFSKSQLGASEILPNTGTAFISVREDDKAQAVEVARDLVALGFEVVATAGTAKMIEAAGLPVRRVNKVTEGRPHVVDMIKNDEVTLIINTTEGRQSIADSYSIRRNALQHKIYCTTTIAAGQAVCEALKFGPEKTVRRLQDLHAGIKA, encoded by the coding sequence ATGCCTAAACGTACAGACATCAAAAGCATCCTGATCCTCGGTGCCGGCCCCATCGTGATCGGCCAGGCCTGCGAGTTCGACTACTCCGGCGCCCAGGCCTGCAAGGCCCTGAAGGAAGAAGGCTTCCGCGTCATCCTGGTGAACTCCAACCCGGCTACCATCATGACCGATCCGGCCATGGCTGACGCCACCTATATCGAGCCGATCAAGTGGGCGACCGTCGCCAAGATCATCGAGAAGGAGCGGCCCGATGCGCTGCTGCCCACCATGGGTGGCCAGACTGCGCTGAACTGCGCCCTGGACCTGGAGCGCCACGGCGTGCTGGCCAAGTTCGGCGTGGAAATGATCGGCGCCAACGCCGACACCATCGACAAGGCGGAAGATCGCTCGCGCTTCGACAAGGCGATGAAGGACATTGGCCTGGCCTGCCCCCGCTCGGGCATCGCCCACAGCATGGAAGAAGCCTACGGTGTGCTGGAGCAGGTCGGCTTCCCCTGCATCATCCGTCCGTCCTTCACCATGGGCGGCACGGGCGGCGGTATCGCCTACAACCGTGAAGAGTTCGAAGAGATCTGCGCCCGTGGTCTGGACCTGTCGCCGACCAACGAGCTGCTGATCGACGAATCCCTGATCGGCTGGAAGGAATACGAGATGGAGGTTGTCCGCGACAAGAAGGACAACTGCATCATCGTCTGCTCCATCGAGAACTTCGATCCCATGGGCGTGCACACCGGTGACTCCATCACCGTTGCCCCGGCCCAGACCCTGACCGATAAGGAATACCAGATCATGCGCAACGCCTCCCTGGCGGTGCTGCGCGAGATCGGCGTCGAGACCGGCGGTTCCAACGTGCAGTTCGGCATCTGCCCGAACACCGGTCGCATGGTCGTGATCGAGATGAACCCGCGCGTATCGCGCTCCTCGGCTCTGGCCTCCAAGGCTACCGGTTTCCCGATCGCCAAGATCGCCGCCAAACTGGCTGTCGGCTACACCCTCGATGAGCTGCAGAACGACATCACCGGCGGTCGCACCCCGGCGTCCTTCGAGCCGGCCATCGACTACGTGGTGACCAAGGTCCCGCGCTTCGCCTTCGAGAAATTCCCGAAAGCCGACGCCCGCCTGACTACCCAGATGAAGTCCGTGGGTGAAGTCATGGCCATCGGTCGCACCTTCCAGGAGTCCGTGCAGAAAGCCCTGCGTGGTCTGGAAGTGGGCGTGGCCGGCTTCGATCCCAAGCTGGACCTGAACGACCCTGAGGCCGAAAGCATCCTCAAGCGTGAGCTGACCGTGCCGGGCGCCGAGCGTATCTGGTACGTCGCCGATGCCTTCCGCGCCGGCAAGACCATCGAGGAAGTCTTCGACCTGACCCGCATCGACGAGTGGTTCCTGGTGCAGATCGAGGATCTGATGAAGGACGAGGAGCGCATCAAGACCCTCGGCCTGTCCGGCATCGACGCCGACCTGATGCGCAAGCTCAAGCGCAAGGGCTTCTCTGACGCGCGCCTGGCCAAGCTGCTCGGCGTGACCGAGAAGAACCTGCGCAGCCACCGCCACAAGCTCAAAGTGCTGCCGGTGTTCAAGCGCGTGGATACCTGCGCCGCCGAGTTCGCCACCGACACCGCCTACATGTACTCGACCTACGAGGAAGAGTGCGAGGCCAACCCGTCGACCCGCGAGAAGATCATGATTCTCGGCGGCGGCCCCAACCGTATCGGCCAGGGCATCGAGTTCGACTACTGCTGCGTACACGCCGCGCTGGCCATGCGTGAAGACGGCTACGAGACCATCATGGTCAACTGCAACCCGGAAACCGTCTCCACGGACTACGACACCTCCGACCGCCTGTACTTCGAGCCGGTGACCCTGGAAGACGTGCTGGAAATCGTCCGCGTCGAGCAGCCCAGGGGCGTGATCGTGCAGTACGGCGGCCAGACTCCGCTGAAACTCTGCCGCGCCCTGGAAGAGGCCGGCGTGCCCATCATCGGCACCAGTCCCGATGCCATCGACCGCGCCGAGGACCGCGAGCGCTTCCAGCAGATGGTGCAGCGTCTGAACCTGCGTCAGCCGGCCAACGCCACCGCGCGCAGCGAAGACGAGGCCCTGGCCCTGTCCAAGGGCATCGGCTACCCGATGGTGGTGCGTCCGTCCTACGTGTTGGGCGGCCGCGCGATGGAAATCGTCTACCAGGAAGAAGAGCTCAAGCGCTACATGCGCGAGGCGGTGAAGGTCTCCAACGACAGCCCGGTCCTGCTGGACCGCTTCCTCAACTGCGCCATCGAAGTGGACGTTGACGCAGTGTGTGACGGCGAGACCGTGGTGATTGGCGCCATCATGCAGCACATCGAGCAGGCCGGCGTGCACTCCGGTGACTCCGCCTGCTCGCTGCCGCCGTATTCGCTGCCGCAGCACATCCAGGACGAGATCCGCGAACAGGTCAAGAAAATGGCCCTGGAACTGGGCGTCGTCGGCCTGATGAACGTGCAGATGGCGGTGCAGGGCGAGGACATCTACGTCATCGAAGTGAACCCGCGCGCTTCCCGTACCGTGCCCTTCGTTTCCAAGTGCATTGGCGAATCCCTGGCCAAGGTGGCCGCCCGTGTCATGGCCGGCAAGACCCTGGCCGAAGTGGGCTTCACCCGGGAAATCATCCCGCCCTTCTTCAGCGTCAAGGAGGCGGTGTTCCCCTTCGCCAAGTTCCCGGGCGTCGACCCGATCCTTGGCCCGGAAATGAAGTCCACCGGTGAGGTGATGGGTGTGGGCGACACCTTTGGTGAAGCCTTCTCCAAGTCCCAGTTGGGCGCCAGCGAGATCCTGCCGAATACCGGCACCGCCTTCATCAGCGTGCGCGAGGACGACAAGGCCCAGGCCGTCGAGGTGGCCCGTGACCTGGTCGCGCTCGGCTTCGAGGTGGTCGCCACCGCGGGTACCGCCAAGATGATCGAGGCCGCCGGCCTGCCGGTGCGTCGCGTGAACAAGGTGACGGAAGGCCGTCCCCATGTCGTTGACATGATCAAAAACGATGAGGTTACCCTCATCATCAACACCACCGAGGGGCGTCAGTCCATTGCCGACTCCTACTCGATTCGTCGTAACGCCCTGCAGCACAAGATCTACTGCACCACCACGATCGCGGCTGGTCAGGCGGTCTGCGAGGCGCTCAAGTTCGGTCCCGAGAAGACCGTGCGCCGGCTGCAGGATCTCCATGCAGGAATCAAGGCATGA